GTCAATGCCGACGGCGCGGGCGTCTCGTTCGGCGTCCATCTCTGCGACGTCGAGGTGGACAAGGAAACCGGCGCGACGAAGGTCTTGCGCTACACCGTCTTCCAGGACGCAGGCAAGGCCGTCCATCCCGACTATGTCGAAGGCCAGATGCAGGGCGGATCCGCGCAGGGCATCGGCTGGGCGCTGAACGAGGAGTACATCTACGGCGAGGACGGGCGGCTTCAGAACCCCGGCTTCCTCGACTACCGCGTTCCCGTCGCTTCGGACCTGCCGCCGATCGAGACGGTGATCCTCGAGATTCCCAATCCGGGCCATCCCTACGGCGTGCGCGGCGTTGGAGAGACCTCCATCGTCCCGCCGCTCGCTGCACTCTCGAACGCGGTCTCGCACGCGACGGGCGTCCGGATGACCGAACTGCCGATGTCGCCTCCGCGTGTTCTGAAGGCGATCAGCGGGGCGGGTTGAGATGGTCAAGGTCCGGCTCTGGGGCTCGCTGCGACAGGCCGCGGATGGCAAGACCGAAGTCGAGGTCGACGCAACGACCTTCAAGCAGCTCCTCGACCGGCTGGCCGAGGACTATCCCGGCCTCACACCGCAGATCAAGCGAGGCGTCTCGCTGTCGCTCGACGGCGTGATCTACCGCGAGGCGTGGTTCACCGAGATCAAACCCGACAGCGAGGTCGTTCTCATGCCCTACATGACCGGAGGCTAGAATCGGACCTGTGCAGGGAGGCAACCGCCACCCGTGTCGCATTTGCACCCAATGTGGTCGCGCTCACGACATTTTCGACTCGCCGCGTGGGGAAATGTGCGATGCTGCGGGGAAATCGCATCCACGGTTGAAATCGTCGCGACGTTTCGATTAAGTCGCATAGCGCATAACGAAGACTCACAAAAACGCACCGATGGGGAGCCCGACATTGACACAGACTGACGCCGGCGGCGCTGACGCGTTCGTTCGTTTCGATCATGTGCAGAAAAGCTACGACGGCGAAACTCTGGTCGTGAAAGACCTGAACCTCGCCATTGCGAAGGGTGAATTTCTGACGATGCTGGGGCCGTCGGGGTCCGGCAAGACCACCTGCCTGATGATGCTCGCGGGGTTCGAGACCGCGACCCATGGCGACATCAAGCTCGACGGGCGTCCGATCAACAATATTCCGCCGCACAAGCGCGGGATCGGCATGGTTTTCCAGAACTACGCGCTATTCCCGCACATGACGGTGGCCGAGAACCTGTCCTTCCCGCTCGAGGTTCGCGGCTTGGGCAAGTCCGAGCGCGAGCAGAAGGTCAAGCGCGCGCTCGACATGGTGCAGATGGGCGCCTTCGGCGGCCGCCGCCCGGCACAGCTCTCGGGCGGTCAGCAGCAGCGCATCGCGCTCGCCCGCGCGCTGGTGTTCGAGCCGGAGCTCGTGCTGATGGACGAACCCCTGGGCGCGCTCGACAAGCAGCTCCGTGAACACATGCAATTCGAGATCACGCGGCTCGCGCACGAACTCGGGATCACCACAGTCTACGTGACCCACGACCAGACCGAGGCGCTCACGATGTCGGACAACATCGCGGTTTTCGACGACGGACGGATCCAGCAGCTCGCCCCCCCGGCGAAGCTCTATGAAGAGCCCGAAAACAGCTTCGTCG
This genomic window from Defluviimonas aquaemixtae contains:
- a CDS encoding MoaD/ThiS family protein is translated as MVKVRLWGSLRQAADGKTEVEVDATTFKQLLDRLAEDYPGLTPQIKRGVSLSLDGVIYREAWFTEIKPDSEVVLMPYMTGG
- a CDS encoding ABC transporter ATP-binding protein, producing the protein MGSPTLTQTDAGGADAFVRFDHVQKSYDGETLVVKDLNLAIAKGEFLTMLGPSGSGKTTCLMMLAGFETATHGDIKLDGRPINNIPPHKRGIGMVFQNYALFPHMTVAENLSFPLEVRGLGKSEREQKVKRALDMVQMGAFGGRRPAQLSGGQQQRIALARALVFEPELVLMDEPLGALDKQLREHMQFEITRLAHELGITTVYVTHDQTEALTMSDNIAVFDDGRIQQLAPPAKLYEEPENSFVAQFIGENNTLLGTVKEIKGEIAIVQLDDGELIDAKPVNVSKPGERTRVSIRPERVEYNKARLQQGVHTLKAEVLEFIYMGDIFRTRLRVAGNDDFVVKTRNAPDQIRLEPGSQIEIGWLPQDCRALDA